A genomic window from Motacilla alba alba isolate MOTALB_02 unplaced genomic scaffold, Motacilla_alba_V1.0_pri HiC_scaffold_34, whole genome shotgun sequence includes:
- the LOC119696584 gene encoding zinc finger protein 2 homolog, with protein MSGPWPGGERHGALVLPPPEQERSAESSEEESPRREPVAEAAASGSAAQEGSAEGKPRRSLSRTGCKRRARGSQGERAGLGRGGGRSSELGQLQDGEKPHECSECGKSFRWRSSLVRHTRIHTGERPYECGLCGKSFNTRSYLIVHQRMHSGERSYACGLCGKSFSTSSHLIVHQRNHTGERPYECDRCKKRFQSSSTLRSHQRIHTEERPFRCADCGKGFRENSTLVTHRRIHTGERPYVCGQCGKSFNTSSYLTVHQRVHSGERPYECGQCGKSFSRSSQLIVHHRSHTGEKPYECPQCGKGFTCTSNLLVHQRSHAGERPYECDRCKKRFGSVGDLLAHQRVHAEEKPFLYPDCGLGFDRDPALVERPCVHAGESGESFGEGSSLVVHESGGVGEKPYGCERCEERFYTGAALLKHQRAHAEERPFRCADCGKGFKHSSALLVHRRIHTGERPYECDRCWKRFHTSSDLLLHQRIHTDERPFRCADCGAGFKHNSSLVKHRRVHTGERPYECWQCGKSFSASFSLIVHHRTHTGERPYECPQCGKSFSQSSGLVAHQRCHTGERPYECPRCGKGFSQSCNLTKHQCRQRCVPPGAREELPEALGLRPAREDPRWVIPAEPRWAEPR; from the coding sequence ATGTCTGGGCCGTGGCCCGGCGGCGAGCGGCACGGTGCGCTCGTCCTTCCTCCCCCGGAGCAGGAGCGGAGCGCGGAGAGCAGCGAGGAGGAATCGCCGCGGCGGGAGCCGGTGGCAGAGGCCGCCGCGAGCGGCTCCGCGGCGCAGGAAGGCAGCGCCGAGGGAAAGCCCCGGAGATCCCTCAGCAGGACGGGCTGCAAGCGCAGAGCGCGGGGATCCCAGGGGGAAAGAGCCGGCCTGGGCCGGGGAGGCGGCCGGAGCtcggagctggggcagctgcaggatggggaGAAGCCCCACGAGTGCTCGGAATGcgggaagagcttcaggtggaGGTCGTCCCTGGTCCGCCACACGAGGATCCAcaccggggagaggccctacgagtgcGGGCTGTGCGGGAAAAGCTTCAACACCAGGTCCTACCTGATCGTCCACCAGCGGATGCACAGCGGGGAGAGATCCTACGCCTGTGGGCTCTGCGGGAAGAGCTTCAGCACCAGCTCCCACCTGATCGTCCACCAGAGGAACCACACCGGcgagaggccctacgagtgcGACCGGTGCAAGAAGAggttccagagcagctccacccTCCGCAGCCACCAGCGCATCCACACggaggagaggcccttccgctgcGCCGACTGCGGCAAGGGCTTCAGGGAGAACTCCACCCTCGTCAcccaccggcgcatccacaccggCGAGCGGCCCTACGTGTGCGGGCAGTGCGGCAAGAGCTTCAACACCAGCTCCTACCTGACCGTCCACCAGCGGGTGCACAGCGGGGAGCGGCCCTACGAGTGCGGGCAGTGCGGGAAGAGCTTCAGCCGCAGCTCGCAGCTGATCGTCCACCACAGGAGCCACACCGGGGAGAAGCCCTACGAGTGCCCCCAGTGCGGGAAGGGCTTCACCTGCACGTCCAACCTGCTCGTCCACCAGAGGAGCCACGCgggggagaggccctacgagtgcGACCGGTGCAAAAAGAGGTTTGGGAGCGTCGGGGATCTGCTGGCGCACCAGCGCGTTCACGCGGAGGAGAAGCCTTTCCTCTACCCCGACTGCGGGCTGGGATTCGACCGCGACCCCGCTCTGGTGGAGCGGCCGTGCGTCCACGCCGGCGAGAGCGGGGAGAGCTTCGGCGAGGGCTCCAGCCTGGTGGTCCACGAGAGCGGCGGCGTCGGGGAGAAGCCGTACGGGTGCGAGCGGTGCGAGGAGCGCTTCTACACCGGCGCCGCCCTCCTCAAGCACCAGCGCGCGCACGCCGAGGAGCGGCCCTTCCGCTGCGCCGACTGCGGCAAGGGCTTCAAGCACAGCTCCGCCCTGCTCGtccaccggcgcatccacaccggcgagaggccctacgagtgcGACCGCTGCTGGAAGAGGTTCCACACCAGCTCCGACCTCCTGCTGCACCAGCGCATCCACACGGACGAGCGGCCCTTCCGCTGCGCCGACTGCGGCGCGGGCTTCAAGCACAACTCCAGCCTGGTCAAGCACCGGCGCGTCCACACCGGcgagaggccctacgagtgcTGGCAGTGCGGGAAGAGCTTCAGCGCCAGCTTCAGCCTGATCGTCCACCACCGGACCCACACGGGCGAGCGGCCCTACGAGTGCCCCCAGTGcgggaagagcttcagccagagctcGGGGCTGGTGGCCCACCAGAGGTGCCAcaccggggagaggccctacgagtgtccccGGTGCGGGAAGGGCTTCTCCCAGAGCTGTAACTTGACCAAGCACCAATGCAGGCAGCGCTGCGTGCCGCCCGGCGCGCGGGAGGAGCTTCCCGAGGCGCTCGGGCTCCGTCCGGCGCGGGAGGATCCGCGCTGGGTGATCCCCGCGGAGCCGCGGTGGGCAGAGCCCCGGTGA